Proteins encoded by one window of Lemur catta isolate mLemCat1 chromosome 12, mLemCat1.pri, whole genome shotgun sequence:
- the ISOC1 gene encoding isochorismatase domain-containing protein 1, which translates to MAAAGPAVLALPGGGGGGVGAGAPSGAVPVLFCFSVFARPSSVPHGAGYELLIQKFLGLYGDQIDMHRKFVVQLFAEEWGQYVDLPKGFAVSERCKVRLVPLQIQLTTLGNLTPSSTVFFCCDMQERFRPAIKYFGDIISVGQRLLQGARILGIPVIVTEQYPKGLGSTVQEIDLTGVKLVLPKTKFSMVLPEVEAALAEIPGVRSVVLFGVETHVCIQQTALELVGRGVEVHIVADATSSRSMMDRMFALERLARTGIIVTTSEAVLLQLVADKDHPKFKEIQNLIKASAPESGLLSKV; encoded by the exons ATGGCGGCGGCGGGGCCAGCGGTGCTGGCGctccccggcggcggcggcggcggcgtggGCGCGGGGGCGCCGTCTGGGGCGGTGCCGGTGCTCTTCTGCTTCTCCGTCTTCGCGCGGCCCTCGTCGGTGCCGCACGGCGCGGGCTACGAGCTGCTCATCCAGAAGTTCCTCGGCCTGTACGGCGACCAGATCGACATGCACCGCAAGTTCGTGGTGCAGCTCTTCGCGGAGGAGTGGGGCCAGTACGTGGACTTGCCCAAGGGCTTCGCGGTGAGCGAGCGCTGCAAGGTGCGCCTCGTGCCGCTGCAGATCCAG ctCACTACTCTGGGAAATCTTACACCTTCAAGCACTGTGTTTTTCTGCTGTGATATGCAGGAAAGGTTCAGACCAGCCATCAAGTATTTTGGGGATATTATTAGTGTTGGACAAAGATTG TTGCAAGGGGCCCGGATATTAGGAATTCCAGTTATTGTAACAGAACAGTACCCTAAAGGTCTGGGAAGCACTGTTCAAGAAATTGATTTAACAGGTGTAAAACTGGTACTGCCAAAGACCAAGTTTTCAATGGTGTTACCAGAAGTAGAAGCAGCATTGGCAGAAATTCCTGGAGTCAGGAGTGTTGTATTATTTGGAGTAGAA ACTCATGTGTGCATCCAACAAACTGCCCTGGAGCTGGTTGGCCGAGGAGTCGAGGTCCATATTGTTGCTGACGCCACATCCTCCAGAAGCATGATGGACAGGATGTTTGCTCTGGAG cGTCTTGCTCGAACTGGGATCATAGTGACCACGAGTGAGGCTGTTCTGCTGCAGCTGGTGGCTGATAAAGACCATCCAAAATTCAAGGAAATTCAGAATCTAATTAAGGCGAGTGCTCCAGAGTCAGGTCTGCTTTCCAAAGTATAG